ACCATATCTATCGCTTTGCAGTGGTCTTCAACGTACAGCCAGTCCCTTATGTTCATGCCATCGCCATATACCGGCAGAGCTTTTTTAATCAGGCAATTATTTATCATAAGGGGTATAAGCTTTTCAGGAAATTGGTATGGCCCATAATTATTTGAGCACCTCGTTATGTTAACAGGCATTTTATATGTATCGTAATATGCCTTTACCATCAAATCGGCCCCGGCTTTGCTAGACGAGTATGGGCTGTGGGAATCAAGTGGGGTAGTCTCAGTAAAATAACCCATCTTTCCAAGGCTTCCATATACTTCGTCCGTAGATACCTGAAGGTATCTCTTCCCTTCTTTAAAACCATTTTCTGTTTCCCAATTTTTCTTTGCAATATTTAAAAGGTTAACCGTTCCCAGTATATTTGTTTTTGCAAATATTTCAGGTACCTTTATACTTCTGTCCACATGGGACTCGGCGGCAAAATTAACCACATAATCTATTTCATCTTCTGCAAATATTTTTTCGACAGCCTGCTTATCGCATATATCGGCCTGTACAAATTTGTAGTATGGATTATCCTCTATATCCTTTAAGTTCTCAAGATTCCCGGCATATGTCAGTTTGTCCAAATTTACTATTTTTATACTCTTATGCTTTTTAAACATATAGTGTATGAAATTTGAGCCTATAAATCCGGCTCCTCCGGTTACC
This DNA window, taken from Clostridiales bacterium, encodes the following:
- the rfbB gene encoding dTDP-glucose 4,6-dehydratase; this translates as MKTYLVTGGAGFIGSNFIHYMFKKHKSIKIVNLDKLTYAGNLENLKDIEDNPYYKFVQADICDKQAVEKIFAEDEIDYVVNFAAESHVDRSIKVPEIFAKTNILGTVNLLNIAKKNWETENGFKEGKRYLQVSTDEVYGSLGKMGYFTETTPLDSHSPYSSSKAGADLMVKAYYDTYKMPVNITRCSNNYGPYQFPEKLIPLMINNCLIKKALPVYGDGMNIRDWLYVEDHCKAIDMVLRSGKTGEIYNIGGHNERTNMHIVKTIIGYINKNVDSTVDEGLIKHVKDRKGHDRRYGIDPTKIKNEIGWYPETAFEDGIAKTIRWYIDNMDWMKNVTSGEYQNYYKKMYEER